The Streptomyces seoulensis genome contains a region encoding:
- the adh gene encoding aldehyde dehydrogenase yields MTRYATPGSEGSIVSYQPRYDHFIGGEYVPPARGQYFENPSPVNGQPFTEIARGTAEDVERALDAAHAAAPGWGRTSVTQRSDILLKIADRMEANLEALAVAESWENGKPVRETLAADIPLAIDHFRYFAGAVRAQEGSLGEIDDDTVAYHFHEPLGVVAQIIPWNFPILMAAWKLAPALAAGNAVILKPAEQTPASIHYWMSLIADLLPPGVVNIVNGFGVEAGKPLASSARVAKVAFTGETTTGRLIMQYASENIKPVTLELGGKSPNIFFDDVWAHDDDFRDKALEGFTMFALNQGEVCTCPSRALVQRGHYADFMEAAVARTRQIKPGHPLDTDTMIGAQASNDQLEKILSYLDIGRQEGAKVLTGGERIEYDGELKGGYYVQPTIFEGDNRMRIFQEEIFGPVVSVTSFDDFDDAMKMANDTLYGLGAGVWTRDINTAYRAGRTIQAGRVWTNCYHAYPAHAAFGGYKQSGIGRENHKMMLEHYQQTKNVLVSYSPKKLGFF; encoded by the coding sequence ATGACCCGTTACGCGACGCCCGGCTCCGAGGGCTCGATCGTCTCCTACCAGCCGCGCTACGACCACTTCATCGGCGGGGAGTACGTACCGCCGGCGCGCGGGCAGTACTTCGAGAACCCGTCGCCGGTCAACGGGCAGCCGTTCACCGAGATCGCGCGCGGTACCGCGGAGGACGTCGAGCGGGCCCTGGACGCGGCGCACGCGGCCGCGCCCGGTTGGGGCCGTACGTCGGTGACGCAGCGTTCGGACATCCTGCTGAAGATCGCCGACCGGATGGAAGCCAACCTCGAAGCCCTGGCGGTGGCCGAGAGCTGGGAGAACGGCAAGCCGGTCCGCGAGACGCTGGCCGCGGACATCCCGCTGGCCATCGACCACTTCCGCTACTTCGCGGGGGCGGTCCGCGCGCAGGAGGGGTCGTTGGGCGAGATCGACGACGACACCGTGGCGTACCACTTCCACGAACCGCTCGGGGTCGTCGCACAGATCATCCCGTGGAACTTCCCGATCCTGATGGCCGCCTGGAAGCTGGCACCCGCGCTCGCCGCAGGCAACGCGGTCATCCTCAAGCCCGCCGAGCAGACCCCGGCGTCCATCCACTACTGGATGAGCCTGATAGCCGACCTGCTGCCGCCGGGCGTGGTCAACATCGTCAACGGTTTCGGCGTGGAAGCGGGCAAGCCGCTGGCCTCCAGCGCTCGGGTGGCGAAGGTGGCGTTCACCGGGGAGACGACGACCGGGCGGCTGATCATGCAGTACGCCTCCGAGAACATCAAGCCGGTCACGCTGGAGCTCGGCGGCAAGTCGCCCAACATCTTCTTCGACGACGTGTGGGCACACGACGACGACTTCCGGGACAAGGCCCTCGAGGGCTTCACCATGTTCGCGCTCAACCAGGGCGAGGTGTGCACCTGTCCCTCGCGGGCGCTCGTCCAGCGCGGGCACTACGCCGACTTCATGGAGGCGGCCGTGGCCCGCACCCGGCAGATCAAGCCGGGGCACCCTCTCGACACCGACACGATGATCGGCGCCCAGGCGTCCAACGACCAGTTGGAGAAGATCCTCTCCTACCTGGACATCGGCCGTCAGGAGGGCGCCAAGGTCCTCACCGGCGGCGAACGCATCGAGTACGACGGCGAGCTGAAGGGCGGGTACTACGTCCAGCCGACCATCTTCGAGGGTGACAACCGTATGCGGATCTTCCAGGAGGAGATCTTCGGCCCGGTCGTCTCGGTGACGTCCTTCGACGACTTCGACGACGCGATGAAGATGGCCAACGACACGCTGTACGGCCTCGGCGCGGGCGTCTGGACCCGCGACATCAACACCGCCTACCGCGCCGGCCGCACGATCCAGGCAGGCCGCGTCTGGACCAACTGCTACCACGCCTACCCGGCCCACGCGGCCTTCGGCGGCTACAAGCAGTCCGGAATCGGCCGGGAGAACCACAAGATGATGCTGGAGCACTACCAGCAGACCAAGAACGTTTTGGTTTCATACAGCCCGAAGAAACTTGGGTTCTTCTAG
- a CDS encoding UvrD-helicase domain-containing protein, which yields MTTEAQDVTHTILTALQAGRHFKVEAGAGAGKTSSLIEALQSILADRPRYLPRPHQRIACVTYTNVARDEIISRTDRSPYVFAETIHGFLWQLLSPFRKHLLRHIVELDIMLSKMEGHTSLDGYTVEYSTGFQKVDHDSRRVQLGHNDLPILARAFFALPKFRALAADRFPIVFVDEYQDTPAGLAEAMLGTPGDEATARGPLCGFFGDHWQQIYDNACGALEDARPTPVFRRRNRRSQRAVVNLLNTMRPELTQTIASGVGEGTVAVYHTNEWAGTRLTHHRKGQLGWDAAHAARKWVLDDVRDRLWSTGASGHDAQARAEEPSTKILMLTHETIAGELGYQKLHGAFRRNDSYVRKEDHAMAFFMDTLEPALLHHRNKRYGAMFDALDPRGRPPINSSADKQEWMAFLTKLGEARKTGTVGDVLDLCLEQQLFDGLGKVRERHRKAVSPSGTDPQAVSDDKAEARAVARSKEYQQLRHVPYAELLALNEHLGGGTPFATQHGVKGMEFNRVLAVVSKGHSRFQIPEMLANFSRRDELMDKELEAFIRARNLFYVACSRAREHLAILFTTKLEPAALDTLRDWVGESRVTALRFDGDTVVGGE from the coding sequence GTGACGACCGAGGCGCAAGATGTCACGCACACGATCCTGACGGCTCTCCAGGCGGGCCGTCACTTCAAGGTGGAGGCCGGTGCCGGCGCGGGCAAGACCAGCTCACTGATCGAGGCGCTCCAGAGCATCCTGGCTGACCGCCCCCGCTACCTCCCGCGGCCCCACCAGCGCATCGCCTGCGTCACCTACACCAATGTGGCCCGCGACGAGATCATCAGCCGTACCGACCGCAGCCCGTACGTGTTCGCCGAAACCATCCATGGTTTCCTGTGGCAGCTGCTCTCCCCTTTCCGCAAGCACCTGTTGCGCCACATCGTCGAGCTGGACATCATGCTGTCGAAGATGGAGGGCCACACCTCACTGGACGGCTACACCGTCGAGTACAGCACCGGCTTCCAGAAAGTGGACCACGACAGCCGTCGCGTGCAGCTGGGTCACAACGATCTGCCCATCCTCGCGAGGGCGTTTTTCGCCCTTCCCAAGTTCCGGGCCCTGGCTGCCGACCGGTTCCCGATCGTCTTCGTGGACGAGTACCAGGACACCCCCGCCGGTCTGGCGGAGGCCATGCTGGGCACGCCGGGCGATGAGGCCACCGCGCGCGGCCCCCTCTGCGGCTTCTTCGGGGACCATTGGCAGCAGATTTACGACAACGCGTGCGGGGCACTCGAGGACGCCCGCCCGACACCGGTCTTCAGACGGCGCAATCGGCGCTCGCAGCGCGCCGTCGTGAACCTCCTGAACACGATGCGTCCCGAATTGACGCAGACCATAGCGTCAGGAGTTGGCGAGGGCACCGTCGCCGTCTATCACACCAACGAATGGGCCGGGACGAGGCTCACTCACCACCGGAAGGGTCAGCTCGGCTGGGACGCGGCCCACGCGGCTCGGAAATGGGTACTGGACGACGTCCGCGACCGGTTATGGAGCACCGGGGCATCCGGTCACGATGCCCAGGCGCGGGCGGAGGAGCCCAGCACGAAGATCCTCATGCTCACGCACGAGACGATCGCCGGCGAACTGGGATATCAGAAGCTCCACGGGGCCTTTCGGCGCAACGATTCCTACGTGAGGAAGGAGGACCACGCCATGGCCTTCTTCATGGACACGCTGGAACCGGCCCTGCTCCACCACCGGAACAAGCGCTACGGCGCGATGTTCGACGCACTCGACCCCCGTGGCCGCCCACCCATCAACTCGTCGGCCGACAAGCAGGAATGGATGGCGTTCCTGACGAAACTGGGGGAGGCCCGCAAGACTGGAACGGTCGGCGACGTCCTCGACCTCTGTCTTGAGCAGCAGCTCTTCGACGGCCTGGGGAAGGTGCGCGAGCGTCACCGGAAGGCCGTGTCACCATCCGGCACCGACCCGCAGGCTGTGAGTGACGACAAGGCCGAAGCCCGGGCGGTGGCGCGGTCGAAGGAGTACCAACAACTGCGCCATGTGCCGTACGCGGAGTTGCTGGCGTTGAACGAGCACCTCGGCGGCGGCACGCCCTTCGCCACACAACACGGAGTCAAGGGAATGGAGTTCAACCGGGTCCTCGCCGTGGTCAGCAAGGGACACTCCCGATTCCAGATCCCCGAGATGCTGGCTAACTTCTCCCGGCGTGACGAACTGATGGACAAGGAACTGGAGGCGTTCATCAGGGCACGCAACCTGTTCTACGTGGCATGCTCACGGGCCAGAGAGCACCTGGCCATCCTCTTCACCACGAAACTTGAGCCCGCTGCACTGGACACCCTCCGGGACTGGGTCGGCGAGTCGCGGGTCACGGCGCTGCGGTTCGACGGGGATACGGTGGTGGGTGGCGAATGA